DNA from Natrarchaeobius halalkaliphilus:
ATACGTATGGACGAGATCGACCTCGACGAACTCGTGGCGTCGTTGACCCCTCGAGAGGAGAACCAGACGATTACGGTCTACCAGAATACGGTCGCTGTTTCGTGTCCGGCCTGTGATACTCAGTTCGACGATCTCGTCGTCTGCAAGGAGAATCCGGCGAGCCTCAACCTCTCGAAGCAATTGGATCTCTGCGTCGGCTCCGCGGACGGCCACGCAGTTATCTTCACTCACAAACAATTGGCTTAACATCACTCTCGAGCACAAACGATCAAATGCACATATTTATAATCAAATCTCGGGGCGTTTCGCACAGAGCGAACAGGTTGGTTGCAACCCTTAATATCCCAACGCCCGCGAACTTTCGTCCTTCAGGGCGGGAAGAATGTCAATCCCGACGTTATCAGTAACTGTCTCGAGCGGATGTCCTTCCCCTGCGTCTAGGACACATACACGAGGATATACTCAAACGCAGCCTTCCGGGCTACGTGCTCCTGCTTCTTGTAATTCCGAATCAAATGAGACGAGATCAACGTCGTGCCCCTGTGCACAAGCGAGAATCAAGCAATCAAGCGGGTATAGGAGCGTTTCGCGCTGCAATCGATTGGCATCCATCATGTCAGATGCGTCAGGGATCACAACCCGGACATCAGCGGTAATTTCATCTTGAATGGCTTCCGTCTGCGAGAGTTCGAGACGTTCCTTTTTGGTCAGTACGGACCGCACTCCATGAGATTGAGTGTTGAGGTGAGAAAATCATGTTCACCGTCAAGGACTTCTTCGGCCATCGCTCCAGTATCGGGTTCATCTGTTACTGCAGCGATGAATACGTTGGTGTCAAGAAAGAGCTTCATGTCCGTTCGCGTAGTTCGCGAACCTCGGCTACTGAATCGACATCAAGTTCGCTGGCCAGCCCCCGAAGCCGTTCTCCGAGTGGAGGGCGATCACTGCCCTCCTCCTCGTCGTCAGTCCGCGTGAATTCATTCACGTCGTCAGCGTAGACTCCCATATTCGATTACTAGTTCTCCGGCGGTAAAACAGTTCGCCACAAGTCATATGGTTTAATCGTATTACTCCCATTCTTGGTTGCTGAGAGCGTGTCGTAGAACACGTCTTTTGGGATGGGAGGTTGATCAAAAGCATATTAATCGCTGTCGTGAGATCTTCGATCCCTCTCCGTTTACGGCGAGGAGGAAGTCACATCTCGCGCTCTTCGCTAGTGGACGTGAACCATTCGAGCGTCTTGCGATTCTCGTCGCTGAGCGCAATAATGTACTTTTTCGCTCCTATTCCGTAAGATACGCGCTCAGAGAACCTGCCGTTATACTTCACTGTTGAAGCGACACTTGGCAGATGTGAACTGCTGTATGCCGTAAGCGATTCTAGCCATCAGCCGTCGAGAAACCCGTAGCCGATCCCTCGCATTTCCTCGAGAAACGCCTCGTCCGTGCTGTGGAGGCCCGCACGAAGGCCGGCGAGATAGATATCCATCTTGTAAACGGACTCCTCGAACTCGTCCTCGGCCACGTCCTCGAGTTCTCGGAGACGTTTTCGATCCGATCGTGCGAGGACGAACGTTTTTTCGTCGCGTTCGTCCTTCGGACTGTCACATCGAATCCTGTGTGGGAGTTCGTCGGCCCCTCTCGCCGCGGTCTGTGACCCCGAGGAGTCTTCCGGCTCGTCGGACTGACGACGTTCGTTCGTGTCGCTTGATTCAGGACGTTCGTCGCGTTCAGTCCGTGCTGGTGTTCGATCGTCGTCGCCCTCGTCGGTATCGAGGCCGTCATCGCCTCCACCGACGTTGTACCGCGTTCCTTTCCCGTTGCTCATGCGTTGGCCCTCGTCTCGTCGAGATCGTTGAGCACTGCTTCGGGATCTGCATCACCCATCTCGGTGTCTTTGACGGTGTCCCACCGATCGATGGCATCGTCGTAGCTGTACTCGCCGGTCATCATCCGTCCGATCACTTTGAACGCCATCGGGACGTGTTCCTCGTAGGGACGGAGATCACGTGTCTTGTCCGACTCCATGAAGGCAAAGAGATCCATCTGTTCGTCCCAGGAGTATTTGAGCAGCGAGTGCTCTGGAATCGAAAACGGCGAGACTGGTACGTCTTTCTCCTCGAACCGTTCTCGATACTCCTCGAAAATTTTCGCCTGGTCGACTCGAGAGGGGATGCATCCGGCGATCGAAATCTCCACGCCCAGATCAGCGAACCCATCGTGCATCGCGCCGACGGTGTCTTCGAGCCCGTCCTGGGACGCCTCGCCTTTCGGCGTCAACTCGAGTGGCACCATGATATTTCGCGCAGCAAAGATGGCATTGTCGGTCAGGTCCGTCAGCGTCGCCGGACAATCGATGATGACGTAATCGTAGTCCTCTGCGAGGTCTTCGACGACGTCACGAACGACGGTAAACTGGCTGACTCCGCGCCGTCCGTCGTTGTTGAGTTCGGATTCGAAGTTCGTTAAACTCTCGTGACCCGGAACGAGATCGAAGTGCGTCGTCGGGACGATGATTTCGCGTGGATCGACGTCGTCGAAGAAGACGTCCATCACGGTCGTTTCGACTTCGCCGTGAGTGAGATTATCGTAGCCGGCGTAGTGGGTGATCGACCCGCGCTGTGGATCGAGATCGAGCACGACCACGTCGTGACCATCTCGAGAGATGGCCGCCGAGGAGTTCATACAGTTGGTCGTCTTTCCCGGTCCGCCGCTTTCTGACCACCAGGCGTACAGGCGTGCCATACACACCGCTTGTTAGCGGTCCATATTAAATACCCGTCAGACTGCTCGACTATTATCTAACGAAATGATTAACTAAACTGCCAACTAATCATTTGACTGGTTGGTTGGCCAGTTTACTGGTTAGTTTACTAGCTGGCTGGCTAGAAAACCGGCAAGACAGCCGATTATACCGAGAACCACTCAAACAACCCCCGTCGCAATCCCGTGCCACCGGAACGTCCGTAGTCGCAACTGCCCGGAACGGCGTTCTCCGGAGAAGACGATACAATCACGTTCCTATCGGCTGAGGGCTTTCGGCTCCGATGATACCTGCCCGGCCAGGTCCATGGTCGAACCAAGCTTGATCGTGCACCTATCGCCGGTCGCCTTCAGCGCCGACCGCTACGGATTGCCTTTTGTCCGCCGGGACAGGGGTTCCCTATTGATTGATAAGGAACACGAAAACTTAAATATTTTTCAACTTCTACGAGGTATTTTTCTCGGAAGGGGACGATGGTCTGGATCCAGACCAGCCCAGTCGTCGGGTCCGACACGGGAACAGGTACCGAGTATACCTCGAGCGATGGTCCACGCACCATCCGAACCGGGTCGTGACTGTCCCTGAGAAAAGCGTTGTCGGGGTATTTATGCGTTCGAGCC
Protein-coding regions in this window:
- a CDS encoding type II toxin-antitoxin system VapC family toxin, translated to MKLFLDTNVFIAAVTDEPDTGAMAEEVLDGEHDFLTSTLNLMECGPY
- a CDS encoding ParA family protein; translated protein: MARLYAWWSESGGPGKTTNCMNSSAAISRDGHDVVVLDLDPQRGSITHYAGYDNLTHGEVETTVMDVFFDDVDPREIIVPTTHFDLVPGHESLTNFESELNNDGRRGVSQFTVVRDVVEDLAEDYDYVIIDCPATLTDLTDNAIFAARNIMVPLELTPKGEASQDGLEDTVGAMHDGFADLGVEISIAGCIPSRVDQAKIFEEYRERFEEKDVPVSPFSIPEHSLLKYSWDEQMDLFAFMESDKTRDLRPYEEHVPMAFKVIGRMMTGEYSYDDAIDRWDTVKDTEMGDADPEAVLNDLDETRANA
- a CDS encoding DUF7385 family protein, with product MDEIDLDELVASLTPREENQTITVYQNTVAVSCPACDTQFDDLVVCKENPASLNLSKQLDLCVGSADGHAVIFTHKQLA
- a CDS encoding type II toxin-antitoxin system VapC family toxin; translation: MRSVLTKKERLELSQTEAIQDEITADVRVVIPDASDMMDANRLQRETLLYPLDCLILACAQGHDVDLVSFDSELQEAGARSPEGCV